From one Nothobranchius furzeri strain GRZ-AD chromosome 2, NfurGRZ-RIMD1, whole genome shotgun sequence genomic stretch:
- the LOC107377654 gene encoding leucine-rich alpha-2-glycoprotein isoform X2, translated as MKSSCVFVFLLLGHFSHETLPCPALCKCFPSRAEVVCNEVPLAEFPSEGLPDKTTMLTIQFTNITSLSEHQLNATPLLQELHLFRNQLQNLSSHLLRGVPHLHTLDLTGNQLSDIPADIFSHASLRNLVLKNNLIKEADAEWLPANSSLIWLDLSENLLRQTPTLLLQRLPHLKNLDLSSNHLEKIPSHSLDLLMELKQLNLQNNKLHTLDASAFLSLNNLTSLFLAHNHLKNLPQTLFQGLRRVRHLSLDNNQLSHIPAGLLDQLDSLEDQGLDMSGNPLLCDGKVEYLWRWLQKNKKKVFEAESITCAFPQPLTGRSVSSLTENQLNL; from the coding sequence ATGAAGTCCAGCTGCGTTTTTGTTTTTCTCCTGTTGGGACACTTCAGCCATGAGACACTTCCCTGCCCTGCTTTATGTAAATGTTTCCCCAGCAGAGCAGAGGTAGTCTGTAACGAGGTTCCCCTCGCAGAGTTCCCATCCGAGGGTCTCCCAGACAAAACCACCATGCTGACCATCCAGTTCACAAACATCACCTCCCTCTCTGAGCACCAGCTCAACGCCACGCCACTGCTGCAGGAGCTCCATCTCTTTAGAAACCAGTTGCAGAACCTCTCCTCTCATCTTCTCAGGGGCGTTCCCCACCTGCACACTTTGGACCTGACGGGAAACCAGCTGAGCGACATCCCTGCAGACATCTTTAGCCACGCTTCTCTCCGTAACTTGGTCCTAAAGAACAACCTGATCAAAGAAGCAGATGCAGAGTGGCTTCCTGCTAACAGCAGTCTGATCTGGTTGGACTTGTCTGAAAACCTTTTAAGACAAACTCCAACACTTTTGCTTCAGAGGCTGCCTCACTTGAAGAATCTTGACCTTTCCAGCAACCATCTGGAGAAGATACCTTCTCATTCTCTGGATCTTCTGATGGAGCTCAAGCAGCTAAACCTGCAGAACAACAAACTGCACACTTTGGATGCGTCTGCATTCCTGAGCCTAAACAACCTCACGTCTTTATTTCTCGCTCACAATCATCTCAAAAATCTCCCTCAAACCCTGTTTCAGGGTCTCAGACGGGTCAGACACCTGAGTCTAGATAACAACCAGCTGAGCCACATCCCCGCAGGTTTACTGGACCAGCTGGACTCACTGGAGGACCAGGGTCTGGACATGAGCGGCAACCCCCTCCTGTGTGATGGGAAGGTGGAGTACCTGTGGAGGTGGCttcagaagaacaagaagaaggtgTTTGAGGCAGAAAGCATCACGTGTGCGTTTCCCCAGCCTCTGACGGGGAGATCAGTGTCGTCGCTAACGGAAAACCAACTCAATCTTTAG
- the LOC107377654 gene encoding phospholipase A2 inhibitor beta isoform X1 produces the protein MKLLLMLTFMALAEFDHKRRSVLSCPEFCSCSFLTSGAEVVCSRGGLTSFPASGFPSNATVLSIQNTNLDGITASRLSAIPLLDHLQLYHTSLVNLSSDLLVAVPRLNKLDLTGNRLVHLPPNVFSHSSLRYLVMRDNRFEKADAAWFSDNSSVTWLDLSGNRLGSISPALFQKLPHLQYLDLNDNNLQELQADTFRGLHQLETLDLAGNKLITLRPQTFAHNHDLKRLYLQENQLQDLPANLLHGLRHLELLLLNKNQLHHLPAGLLNGLNPSLEIILTGNPWKCDRKIEYLQKWISTHRDYALFWEEVICDGPESLKHQKVESLPGDKLSAESQ, from the coding sequence ATGAAGCTGCTGCTAATGCTCACTTTCATGGCCCTGGCTGAATTTGATCACAAACGAAGAAGTGTCCTCTCGTGTCCGGAGTTTTGCTCCTGTTCGTTTCTGACCTCAGGTGCGGAAGTGGTGTGCAGCCGCGGAGGCCTCACCAGTTTTCCCGCGAGTGGTTTTCCATCCAACGCCACAGTGTTGTCCATTCAGAACACAAACCTGGATGGCATCACGGCCAGTCGTTTGAGTGCCATCCCCCTCTTGGATCACCTCCAGTTGTATCACACCAGTCTGGTGAACCTTTCATCAGATCTACTGGTCGCCGTGCCTCGCCTGAACAAACTGGATCTCACTGGGAACCGGCTGGTTCATCTACCTCCCAACGTCTTCAGCCACAGCTCGCTTCGTTACCTAGTGATGAGAGATAATCGGTTTGAAAAAGCTGATGCAGCGTGGTTTTCTGATAACAGCAGTGTGACCTGGCTGGACTTGTCTGGGAACCGTTTAGGCAGCATCTCGCCCGCGCTGTTTCAGAAGCTGCCTCATCTGCAGTATCTAGATTTGAATGATAACAATCTGCAGGAGTTACAAGCGGACACCTTTAGGGGCCTGCACCAACTAGAGACGCTAGACCTCGCTGGAAACAAACTAATCACCCTGAGACCCCAAACCTTTGCTCACAACCATGATCTGAAACGCCTTTACCTGCAGGAAAATCAGCTCCAGGATTTACCGGCGAACCTCCTGCACGGCCTCAGACACCTTGAGCTCCTGTTGCTCAATAAGAACCAGCTGCATCACCTCCCAGCAGGCCTGCTGAATGGGTTGAATCCCTCTTTGGAGATAATCCTGACTGGGAACCCCTGGAAGTGTGACAGGAAGATAGAGTATCTGCAAAAATGGATCAGCACGCATCGTGATTATGCACTCTTTTGGGAGGAGGTGATCTGTGATGGCCCGGAGAGCCTGAAGCATCAAAAAGTGGAATCTTTACCCGGCGATAAGCTTAGTGCAGAATCACAATGA